One part of the Chryseobacterium sp. 7 genome encodes these proteins:
- a CDS encoding T9SS type A sorting domain-containing protein, protein MRNLFLGLMLSLISIAGNSQNQQAYVAPGDLRTFLDYNIGADTSLPASTPSLGIKGDKFQWGASNKVDTSTDWNVSAPDNALSDATKTANDPCPSGYRIPTGAEWKGIIANNSVQWVGNFYEDGYDVYNRHTSGILINNSLFLPAAGTQNVGGTMTSNNASGMYWSTTSLGYLNYVSALVFYWSGGIPGSTKSLQVNSMYKPRGGNVRCIKDDSVNRLYLNPTETERVSKGYILYPNPAKSSFSLKLKNSSKVEIYDMLGNTILSKSLNESEPVNIESMNKGVYYVKITNEGNVYKETLLKNDN, encoded by the coding sequence ATGAGAAATCTATTTTTAGGATTGATGCTATCCTTAATTAGCATTGCTGGTAATTCACAAAATCAACAAGCTTATGTAGCGCCTGGTGATTTGAGGACATTTCTTGATTACAATATTGGTGCAGATACATCTTTGCCAGCTTCAACCCCTTCGCTTGGAATTAAAGGTGATAAGTTTCAATGGGGAGCTTCCAACAAAGTAGATACTTCAACTGATTGGAATGTTTCAGCACCTGATAATGCCTTGAGTGATGCTACAAAAACAGCTAATGATCCGTGCCCTTCTGGATATAGGATCCCAACGGGTGCAGAATGGAAAGGTATAATTGCCAACAACTCTGTTCAATGGGTTGGAAACTTCTATGAGGACGGATACGATGTATATAATAGACATACAAGCGGTATTCTGATTAATAACTCTCTTTTCTTACCTGCAGCAGGAACTCAAAATGTGGGAGGAACAATGACTTCAAATAATGCTTCCGGAATGTATTGGAGTACTACATCTTTGGGCTATTTGAATTATGTATCTGCCTTGGTTTTCTACTGGTCAGGCGGGATACCTGGTTCTACAAAATCATTACAGGTAAATTCAATGTATAAGCCAAGAGGTGGTAATGTAAGATGTATTAAAGATGATTCAGTAAATAGACTGTATCTAAATCCTACCGAAACAGAGAGAGTTTCTAAAGGTTACATTTTATATCCAAATCCGGCAAAAAGTAGTTTTTCTTTAAAGCTAAAAAATAGTAGTAAGGTTGAAATATATGATATGCTAGGTAATACAATTCTGAGCAAGAGTTTAAACGAATCGGAGCCAGTTAATATTGAATCTATGAATAAAGGGGTTTACTATGTGAAGATTACTAACGAAGGTAATGTATACAAAGAAACTCTGCTAAAAAATGATAATTAA